In Topomyia yanbarensis strain Yona2022 chromosome 2, ASM3024719v1, whole genome shotgun sequence, one DNA window encodes the following:
- the LOC131682302 gene encoding probable RNA-binding protein EIF1AD translates to MSRVTKIKHILKEQEADEFDAPKENQSIVRVVASRGNNLHEVETGIEEDERFLVLMPVKFRKNVWIKRGDFVLVEPIEEGNKVKAEICRILTAEHIKLFEKEGIWPKRFTKKREHEDDLDEDGLVRNTNRRVVDADSDSDESTGNESDEDN, encoded by the coding sequence ATGTCCcgtgtgactaaaatcaaacatattttgaaaGAGCAAGAAGCGGACGAGTTCGATGCTCCCAAGGAGAACCAATCGATCGTCCGAGTGGTAGCCAGCCGTGGCAACAACCTTCATGAAGTGGAAACTGGAATCGAGGAAGATGAACGGTTTCTGGTCTTAATGCCAGTGAAGTTTCGCAAGAACGTGTGGATCAAACGAGGCGACTTCGTATTGGTCGAACCTATAGAGGAAGGCAACAAAGTGAAAGCTGAAATCTGCCGCATCCTGACTGCGGAGCATATCAAACTATTCGAGAAGGAAGGTATCTGGCCTAAGCGTTTTACCAAAAAGCGCGAACACGAAGATGATCTTGACGAGGATGGGCTGGTTCGGAACACTAACCGAAGAGTTGTTGATGCTGACAGTGACAGCGATGAATCTACCGGTAACGAAAGCGACGAGGACAACTAA